Proteins from a single region of Gordonia hongkongensis:
- a CDS encoding alpha/beta fold hydrolase: protein MTALNTHVFGSGPAVLAIHGLTGHGRRWAALTDHLPGVRLVAPDLIGHGRSPWRPPWSIEHQVRALSAVIDEHIPADEHPVVVVGHSFGGALALHLANRRPDAVKGLVLLDPAQGLDPEFALDVATDSLDNWDYADADTARAAKRAEGWAAVPDQLMEAELAEHLVPRPRGRVGWRVSAPAAAASWSEMARPAVLPPPGVPTHVVVADQVQPPFVRPAFLDACASERGDEVTVHHADCGHMVPFLEPGLAAALVRSLL from the coding sequence GTGACAGCTCTCAACACGCATGTCTTCGGCAGCGGTCCTGCGGTTCTCGCGATCCACGGACTCACCGGGCACGGCCGCCGCTGGGCAGCGCTGACCGATCACCTCCCCGGCGTGCGCCTCGTCGCGCCGGATCTGATCGGTCACGGCCGGTCCCCGTGGCGACCGCCATGGAGCATCGAGCACCAGGTGCGGGCGTTGTCCGCGGTGATCGACGAACACATCCCCGCCGATGAGCATCCGGTGGTCGTCGTGGGTCACTCGTTCGGTGGCGCGCTGGCGTTGCACCTGGCCAACCGCCGCCCGGATGCGGTGAAGGGGCTGGTGCTGCTCGACCCCGCGCAGGGCCTCGACCCCGAATTCGCGCTCGACGTGGCCACCGACAGTCTCGACAACTGGGACTACGCGGATGCCGACACCGCCCGCGCCGCGAAACGTGCGGAGGGCTGGGCCGCCGTTCCCGACCAGCTCATGGAGGCCGAACTCGCCGAACACCTCGTCCCCCGGCCGCGCGGCCGGGTCGGCTGGCGGGTGAGCGCACCCGCCGCAGCGGCGTCGTGGAGCGAGATGGCTAGGCCCGCAGTGCTTCCGCCGCCAGGTGTGCCCACCCACGTGGTGGTCGCCGACCAGGTCCAGCCCCCGTTCGTGCGGCCGGCCTTCCTCGATGCGTGCGCGAGCGAGCGCGGCGACGAGGTCACCGTCCACCATGCCGACTGCGGCCACATGGTGCCGTTCCTCGAGCCCGGGCTCGCGGCCGCGCTGGTCCGATCGCTGCTGTAG
- a CDS encoding MGMT family protein: MAAITEEQVERVRALVSAIPAGQVSTYGDLAAAAGLSSPRIVGWIMRTDSADLPWHRVVPAGGRPAPHLATRQLERLRAEGVPVTDGRIRLRECRWDPAT, encoded by the coding sequence ATGGCAGCCATCACCGAGGAGCAGGTCGAACGGGTCCGTGCACTCGTGTCGGCCATTCCGGCCGGCCAGGTGAGCACCTACGGCGACCTGGCCGCCGCGGCCGGGTTGTCGAGCCCGCGGATCGTCGGCTGGATCATGCGGACCGATTCGGCCGACCTGCCCTGGCACCGTGTGGTGCCCGCCGGCGGCCGGCCGGCGCCGCATCTCGCGACTCGTCAGCTGGAACGGCTGCGGGCGGAGGGTGTTCCGGTCACCGACGGGCGAATCCGACTGCGCGAGTGCCGGTGGGACCCCGCCACGTGA
- a CDS encoding sirohydrochlorin chelatase, giving the protein MHDNHVRLPHGDRLQGYSPVLVAHGTRNPHGVNVIAQIAEAVSARIGLTRTAFVDVLGPTPSEVIADLERPAVLVPAFLASGYHVRKDLPEHVAAAGRADTVVTRALGPDPAIASVARLRLAEAGWEPGDAVVLAAAGSSDESACGQVHLAARQLESLIGGRVEVGFITTATPTVPEAVERARRTGRRVVIASHLLAPGLFHQRLSTYGADAVAAPLGPDPRIVDLIVTRMRAAISPYRRVPVPRHV; this is encoded by the coding sequence ATGCACGACAACCATGTACGGCTTCCGCACGGTGACCGGTTGCAGGGGTACAGCCCCGTCCTGGTCGCGCACGGGACCCGCAACCCGCACGGGGTCAACGTGATCGCCCAGATCGCCGAGGCCGTCAGCGCCCGCATCGGGCTCACCCGCACCGCATTCGTCGACGTCCTCGGACCGACGCCGAGCGAGGTCATCGCCGACCTGGAACGTCCGGCGGTGCTGGTGCCCGCGTTCCTCGCCTCGGGCTACCACGTCCGCAAGGACCTGCCCGAACACGTCGCGGCCGCCGGCCGGGCGGACACCGTCGTCACCCGGGCGCTGGGTCCCGATCCGGCCATCGCCTCGGTCGCCCGACTCCGGCTGGCCGAAGCGGGCTGGGAACCGGGCGACGCGGTCGTGCTCGCCGCCGCCGGGTCATCGGACGAGAGTGCCTGCGGGCAGGTTCATCTGGCCGCCCGGCAGCTGGAATCGCTGATCGGCGGACGGGTCGAGGTCGGGTTCATCACGACCGCGACCCCCACTGTGCCCGAGGCGGTCGAGCGGGCCCGGCGCACGGGACGGCGGGTCGTGATCGCCAGCCACCTCCTCGCCCCGGGCCTGTTCCATCAGCGCCTGAGCACCTACGGCGCGGACGCGGTCGCCGCACCCCTGGGGCCGGACCCCAGGATCGTCGACCTGATCGTCACGCGGATGCGTGCGGCCATCAGTCCGTACCGACGTGTGCCGGTCCCGCGCCACGTCTGA
- a CDS encoding uroporphyrinogen-III synthase, which translates to MTPAGADPAGATSPDPDPLPLAGFTIGITAARRAEEFAVLLERRGAEVMQAPTIRILPLVDDTELERVTEELIAHPPEVMVATTGIGFRGWVEAADGWGNAEAVLRALSDSRLIARGPKAKGAIRAAGLREEWSPESESSSEVLDRLLEEGVDGVRIAVQLHGATSEWEPLPDFCTVLRAAGAEVVAIPVYRWHMHPDVARIDKMIGAVLRGDLDAITFTSAPAAASILTRAKELGKLQQFIHALRTAVPVMCVGSVTASPLEALQIPTIYPRRFRLGALARLITDELPRRSHLLRVAGHDTAIRGQAVVVDGELREMSATSLLLLKLLARNPGRVVSRQELLAGLPGDSSDTHAVEVAVARLRAALGDSKMVQTVVKRGYRLAVDLEYDAEDE; encoded by the coding sequence ATGACCCCCGCCGGTGCAGACCCTGCCGGCGCAACCTCACCGGACCCCGACCCGTTGCCGCTCGCCGGTTTCACGATCGGGATCACCGCCGCGCGTCGCGCCGAGGAGTTCGCGGTACTGCTGGAACGACGCGGTGCCGAGGTGATGCAGGCCCCGACCATCCGCATCCTGCCGCTGGTCGACGACACCGAACTCGAGCGGGTGACCGAGGAACTCATCGCCCACCCGCCCGAGGTGATGGTCGCCACGACCGGTATCGGCTTCCGCGGGTGGGTCGAGGCCGCCGACGGGTGGGGCAACGCCGAGGCCGTCCTACGGGCGCTGTCCGATAGCCGGCTGATCGCACGCGGCCCGAAGGCCAAGGGCGCGATCCGGGCGGCGGGGCTGCGCGAGGAGTGGTCGCCGGAGAGCGAGTCCTCCTCGGAGGTCCTCGACCGGCTGCTGGAAGAGGGCGTCGACGGCGTCCGGATCGCGGTGCAGTTGCACGGTGCCACCAGCGAGTGGGAACCGCTGCCGGACTTCTGCACGGTGCTGCGCGCCGCCGGTGCCGAGGTGGTTGCGATCCCGGTGTACCGCTGGCATATGCACCCCGACGTGGCGCGCATCGACAAGATGATCGGCGCGGTGCTCCGCGGCGATCTCGACGCGATCACCTTCACCAGCGCCCCGGCGGCGGCGTCGATCCTGACCCGTGCCAAAGAACTCGGCAAGCTGCAGCAGTTCATCCACGCACTGCGGACCGCGGTACCGGTCATGTGCGTGGGCTCGGTGACCGCCAGTCCGCTGGAGGCGCTGCAGATCCCGACGATCTACCCGCGCCGGTTCCGTCTCGGCGCGCTCGCGCGCCTGATCACCGACGAACTGCCGCGGCGGAGCCACCTGCTGCGGGTCGCCGGGCACGACACCGCCATCCGCGGCCAGGCCGTCGTGGTCGACGGTGAGCTCCGTGAGATGTCGGCGACGAGTCTGCTCCTGCTCAAACTGTTGGCCCGCAACCCCGGTCGCGTGGTCTCGCGGCAGGAGTTGCTCGCCGGTCTGCCCGGTGACAGCTCCGACACCCATGCGGTCGAGGTCGCCGTTGCTCGACTCCGTGCCGCACTCGGGGATTCGAAGATGGTGCAGACCGTCGTCAAGCGTGGTTACCGGCTCGCGGTCGACCTCGAGTACGACGCCGAAGACGAGTGA
- a CDS encoding nitrite reductase (NAD(P)H) small subunit family protein, with protein sequence MTIAPGEADTMSAETTPTGAATECEGSWVRACSIDDLIVGRGVAVLGPEGVQAALFRLPAAESDREAAPGRSRLYAIGNIDPFGRAAVLSRGLTGDRGGEPTVASPLGKQVFALRTGICLDDETVSVPSYGVRVVNRIVEVFFPA encoded by the coding sequence ATGACCATCGCGCCAGGGGAGGCCGACACCATGTCCGCAGAGACGACGCCCACCGGCGCCGCCACGGAGTGTGAGGGGAGCTGGGTGCGCGCGTGTTCGATCGACGATCTGATCGTCGGTCGCGGCGTCGCCGTGCTGGGTCCCGAGGGTGTGCAGGCCGCGCTGTTCCGTCTGCCCGCCGCCGAGTCCGATCGCGAGGCGGCGCCCGGGCGCTCCCGCCTGTACGCGATCGGCAACATCGATCCGTTCGGTCGCGCCGCGGTCCTCTCCCGGGGACTCACCGGCGACCGCGGGGGCGAACCCACCGTCGCCTCGCCGCTGGGTAAACAGGTCTTCGCGCTGCGCACCGGGATCTGCCTGGACGACGAGACGGTGTCGGTCCCCAGCTACGGTGTGCGGGTGGTCAACCGCATCGTCGAGGTGTTCTTCCCGGCGTGA
- the nirB gene encoding nitrite reductase large subunit NirB — protein MNSETATRTTKTVVVVGHGMVGHRFVQALRERDATDLWRIEIVSEEIDPAYDRVGLSSYVGAWLRDSLALEGNTYAGDDRVVTHLGETVTGIDRDARRVVTSSGREIDYDAVVLATGSYAFVPPVPGHDNDRCFVYRTLDDLDDIRAAAEAAGPGATGVVVGGGLLGLEAANALKLMGMTPHVVEFAPRLMPMQVDEGGGAILKNLVTELGLEVHTGVGTSEIADAEDGGLRVTLSDESTIDASLVVFSAGVRPRDQLARDAGLAVGERGGVLVDAGCGTDDENVYAIGEVAAVEGRCYGLVAPGYSTAEVVADRLLGGTSEFPGADLSTKLKLLGVDVASFGDAFGTTENALEITYHDAVAGRYAKIVVSDDAKTLLGGILVGDASAYAMLKPMVGREIPGDPAALIAPEGGAAVGMDALPDDAEICSCNGVSKGAICSAIADGACDIAAVKGCTSAGTTCGGCLPSIKQLLAASGVELSKSLCDHFTQSRAELFEIVAVTGIRTFSELVDRYGSGQGCEICKPTVASILASTSSDHILEGEQAALQDTNDHFLANMQKNGSYSVVPRMPGGEVTPEQLIVIGEIARDFGLYTKVTGGQRIDLFGARVDQLPEIWRRLVDAGMESGQAYGKSLRTVKSCVGSTWCRYGVQDSVGMAVLLEKRYRGLRSPHKIKFGVSGCARECAEARGKDVGVIATEHGWNLYVGGNGGQSPKHAVLLASGVDDETLVAYIDRYLMFYIRTADRLQRTAPWLESLEGGLDHLKDVVCEDSLGLAAELEEAMARHVGGYQDEWAAVLADEDKLKRFVSFVNAPDVVDPTIRFSEYERKAPVLLDMPAVRPGATAPSGPDGVSERPVREGVPT, from the coding sequence GTGAACAGCGAAACCGCAACGCGCACAACCAAGACAGTTGTGGTGGTGGGCCATGGCATGGTCGGTCACCGCTTCGTCCAGGCGCTCCGCGAGCGTGACGCGACCGACCTGTGGCGTATCGAGATCGTCAGCGAGGAGATCGACCCGGCCTACGACCGGGTGGGGCTGTCCTCGTATGTCGGTGCCTGGCTTCGGGATTCTCTCGCACTCGAGGGGAACACGTACGCCGGGGACGATCGGGTCGTCACGCATCTGGGCGAGACCGTCACCGGCATCGATCGAGACGCCCGCCGGGTCGTCACCTCGAGCGGTCGCGAGATCGACTACGACGCAGTCGTTCTGGCCACCGGTTCCTACGCTTTCGTCCCGCCGGTTCCCGGCCACGACAACGACCGGTGCTTCGTCTACCGCACCCTCGACGACCTCGACGACATCCGGGCCGCGGCCGAGGCCGCCGGTCCGGGTGCGACGGGTGTGGTCGTCGGCGGCGGCCTGCTCGGACTCGAGGCCGCCAACGCACTCAAGCTCATGGGGATGACCCCGCACGTGGTGGAGTTCGCCCCGCGTCTGATGCCGATGCAGGTCGACGAGGGTGGCGGCGCGATCCTGAAGAACCTGGTGACCGAGCTCGGACTCGAGGTCCACACCGGGGTCGGGACGTCGGAGATCGCCGACGCCGAGGACGGCGGCCTGCGGGTCACGCTGTCCGACGAGTCGACGATCGACGCCTCGCTCGTGGTGTTCTCCGCCGGCGTCCGACCGCGCGATCAGCTCGCTCGGGACGCGGGACTGGCCGTCGGCGAGCGCGGCGGCGTGCTCGTCGACGCCGGTTGTGGAACCGACGACGAGAACGTCTACGCCATCGGCGAGGTCGCCGCCGTCGAAGGCCGCTGCTACGGCCTCGTCGCCCCCGGTTACTCGACCGCCGAGGTGGTCGCCGACCGTCTGCTCGGCGGGACGTCGGAGTTCCCCGGTGCCGACCTGTCCACGAAGTTGAAGCTCCTCGGCGTCGACGTGGCCAGCTTCGGCGACGCGTTCGGCACCACCGAGAACGCGCTGGAGATCACCTACCACGACGCGGTCGCCGGCCGGTACGCGAAGATCGTCGTCAGCGACGACGCGAAGACGCTGCTCGGCGGAATCCTGGTCGGCGACGCATCGGCCTACGCGATGCTCAAGCCGATGGTCGGCCGGGAGATCCCGGGCGACCCGGCGGCCCTCATCGCACCCGAGGGCGGCGCTGCGGTGGGTATGGACGCACTGCCCGACGACGCGGAGATCTGCTCGTGCAACGGCGTCTCGAAGGGTGCCATCTGCTCGGCGATCGCCGACGGCGCGTGCGACATCGCCGCGGTCAAGGGCTGCACCTCGGCCGGCACCACCTGCGGTGGCTGCCTGCCCAGCATCAAGCAGCTGCTCGCCGCGTCCGGGGTCGAACTGAGCAAGTCGCTGTGCGACCACTTCACCCAGTCGCGCGCCGAGCTGTTCGAGATCGTCGCGGTGACCGGTATCCGCACGTTCTCCGAACTCGTCGACCGGTACGGCAGCGGGCAGGGTTGCGAGATCTGCAAGCCGACGGTCGCGTCGATCCTCGCGTCGACCTCCAGCGACCACATCCTCGAGGGCGAGCAGGCCGCGCTGCAGGACACCAACGACCACTTCCTGGCGAACATGCAGAAGAACGGCTCGTACTCGGTCGTGCCGCGGATGCCCGGTGGCGAGGTCACGCCCGAGCAGCTGATCGTGATCGGTGAGATCGCGCGCGACTTCGGGCTGTACACCAAGGTGACCGGTGGGCAGCGGATCGACCTGTTCGGTGCGCGCGTCGATCAGTTGCCCGAGATCTGGCGGCGCCTCGTCGACGCCGGGATGGAGTCGGGGCAGGCGTACGGCAAGAGCCTGCGGACGGTGAAGAGTTGCGTCGGTTCGACGTGGTGCCGGTACGGCGTGCAGGACTCGGTCGGCATGGCCGTGCTCCTGGAGAAGCGGTACCGCGGACTGCGCTCACCCCACAAGATCAAGTTCGGGGTCTCGGGATGTGCCCGCGAGTGCGCCGAGGCGAGGGGCAAGGACGTCGGCGTCATCGCCACCGAGCACGGCTGGAACCTCTACGTCGGCGGCAACGGCGGCCAGAGCCCGAAGCATGCGGTGCTGCTCGCCAGCGGAGTGGATGACGAGACCCTCGTCGCCTACATTGATCGGTACCTCATGTTCTACATCCGAACCGCCGATCGACTGCAGCGCACGGCGCCGTGGCTGGAGTCGCTCGAAGGTGGTCTCGACCATCTGAAGGACGTGGTGTGTGAGGACAGCCTGGGGCTCGCCGCCGAACTCGAGGAGGCGATGGCCCGCCACGTCGGCGGTTACCAGGACGAGTGGGCCGCGGTGCTCGCGGACGAGGACAAGCTGAAGCGGTTCGTCTCGTTCGTGAATGCGCCCGATGTCGTCGACCCGACGATCCGGTTCTCCGAGTACGAGCGCAAGGCGCCGGTGCTGCTCGACATGCCGGCGGTCCGTCCGGGTGCGACCGCTCCGTCGGGCCCCGATGGAGTGAGCGAGCGACCGGTGAGAGAAGGAGTGCCCACATGA
- a CDS encoding nitrate/nitrite transporter — protein MAFADLRAQLTRDHTITDWDPEDRVAWDNGNAAIAKRNLIWSVICEHVGFSIWSLFSVMALFMGPEYGISMDQKFVIAATATLVGSCLRIPYTQATAKFGGRNWAIFSAVVLLIPTGLTMMLMMNPGEFGFGWFLAVAAITGFGGGNFASSMTNINAFYPQRLKGWALGLNAGGGNIGVPVVQVIGLLVIWLAADQPEIVCAIYLVALAVAGIGAALYMDNLDHQTASGRAMLDCLKYRDTWLICLLYIGTFGSFIGFGFAFGQVLNISFTEAGVAKPALAAAQIVWIGPLLGSVIRPYGGKLADRVGGGKVTLYTFIAMVFSAAILVVAGTIADNNGKTITGATLTAFIIGFILLFLLSGLANGSVYKIIPTIWEHKAQAQSGLNSLGKTKWSRSMSGALIGIAGAAGGLGGVGINLVLRASYQSNKSATMAFWVFMLFYVLAAVVTWWFYARRPIVIAETTDLAVTGAHDETAPTVDGTASTGAAAEGTDKQATKEALA, from the coding sequence TTGGCATTCGCAGATCTCAGAGCACAACTGACACGGGACCACACGATCACCGACTGGGACCCGGAGGACCGGGTCGCCTGGGACAACGGCAATGCCGCGATCGCCAAGCGCAATCTGATCTGGTCGGTCATCTGTGAGCATGTCGGATTCTCGATCTGGTCCCTGTTCTCGGTGATGGCCCTGTTCATGGGCCCTGAGTACGGCATCAGCATGGACCAGAAGTTCGTCATCGCCGCCACCGCGACGCTGGTCGGTTCTTGCCTGCGTATCCCGTACACGCAGGCCACCGCCAAGTTCGGCGGCCGCAACTGGGCGATCTTCTCCGCCGTCGTGCTGCTCATCCCGACCGGGCTGACGATGATGCTGATGATGAACCCGGGCGAGTTCGGGTTCGGCTGGTTCCTCGCCGTCGCGGCCATCACCGGTTTCGGTGGCGGCAACTTCGCGTCGTCGATGACCAACATCAACGCGTTCTACCCGCAACGGCTGAAGGGCTGGGCGCTCGGACTCAACGCCGGCGGCGGCAACATCGGCGTGCCGGTCGTGCAGGTCATCGGTCTGCTGGTCATCTGGCTCGCCGCCGACCAACCCGAGATCGTGTGCGCCATCTACCTGGTCGCCCTGGCCGTCGCCGGTATCGGTGCCGCCCTCTACATGGACAACCTGGACCACCAGACGGCCAGCGGCCGGGCGATGCTCGACTGCCTCAAGTACCGCGACACGTGGCTGATCTGCCTGCTCTACATCGGTACGTTCGGTTCCTTCATCGGCTTCGGGTTCGCGTTCGGCCAGGTCCTCAACATCAGCTTCACCGAGGCCGGAGTCGCGAAGCCGGCGCTGGCAGCAGCGCAGATCGTCTGGATCGGTCCGCTGCTGGGGTCGGTCATCCGTCCTTACGGCGGAAAACTGGCCGATCGCGTCGGCGGCGGCAAGGTGACGCTGTACACCTTCATCGCGATGGTCTTCTCCGCGGCGATCCTCGTGGTCGCCGGCACGATCGCCGACAACAACGGCAAGACGATCACCGGCGCCACGTTGACGGCCTTCATCATCGGCTTCATCCTGCTGTTCCTGCTCTCGGGCCTGGCCAACGGGTCGGTCTACAAGATCATCCCGACCATCTGGGAGCACAAGGCGCAGGCGCAGAGCGGACTGAATTCGCTCGGGAAGACGAAGTGGTCGCGGAGCATGTCCGGCGCGCTCATCGGGATCGCCGGTGCCGCAGGCGGTCTCGGCGGTGTGGGTATCAACCTGGTGCTGCGCGCCAGCTACCAGTCCAACAAGTCGGCGACGATGGCCTTCTGGGTGTTCATGCTCTTCTACGTCCTGGCAGCGGTCGTGACCTGGTGGTTCTACGCCCGGCGCCCGATCGTCATCGCGGAGACCACCGATCTCGCGGTCACCGGTGCCCATGACGAAACGGCACCGACTGTCGACGGGACCGCATCGACCGGTGCTGCCGCCGAGGGCACCGACAAGCAGGCAACCAAGGAAGCGCTGGCCTGA
- a CDS encoding TIGR02569 family protein — translation MNTVEPPGHVLNTFGLTAHPPIAMGESWVGGWRVGEVVLSLVPDHARAAWSASVRESLFVEGMRIARPFRATDGRYVVSGWRADTYIAGTPEPRHDEVVLVADRLHEATASLERPRFLLQPPAPPHTDVDVFTAADRAAWEDVPLRSARAAGMAEPTAPDGVQSVDMLKTLAKLRKPVDLPSQVVHGDLFGTVLFAGAAAPGITDIVPYWRPAPWAAAVAVVDALAWGGADTELIQRWSDQPEWPQMMLRATMFRLAVHALHPRSTSGALPGLQRVVEHVRLLV, via the coding sequence GTGAACACCGTCGAGCCGCCCGGACACGTGTTGAACACGTTCGGGCTCACCGCCCACCCGCCCATCGCGATGGGGGAATCGTGGGTCGGCGGGTGGCGTGTCGGCGAAGTCGTGCTCTCACTGGTTCCCGACCACGCGCGCGCCGCGTGGTCGGCGTCGGTGCGCGAATCCCTGTTCGTGGAGGGGATGCGCATCGCGCGTCCGTTCCGCGCCACCGACGGCCGGTATGTGGTGTCGGGCTGGCGGGCCGACACCTACATCGCCGGGACGCCCGAACCGCGGCACGACGAGGTCGTCCTGGTCGCCGACCGGCTGCACGAGGCGACCGCCTCGCTCGAACGGCCCCGGTTCCTGCTGCAGCCGCCTGCTCCGCCGCACACCGACGTCGACGTGTTCACCGCGGCCGATCGTGCCGCCTGGGAGGACGTCCCGCTGCGCTCGGCCCGGGCCGCCGGTATGGCCGAGCCGACCGCACCCGACGGTGTGCAGAGCGTCGACATGCTGAAAACCCTTGCGAAGCTTCGTAAGCCGGTGGACCTGCCGTCTCAGGTCGTGCACGGTGACCTCTTCGGCACGGTGCTGTTCGCCGGTGCCGCGGCCCCGGGGATCACCGACATCGTCCCGTACTGGCGGCCCGCCCCGTGGGCGGCGGCGGTCGCGGTGGTCGACGCCCTGGCGTGGGGTGGTGCCGACACCGAACTCATCCAGCGATGGTCGGATCAGCCCGAGTGGCCGCAGATGATGCTGCGGGCGACGATGTTCCGGTTGGCCGTCCACGCGCTGCACCCGCGGTCGACCTCGGGCGCACTGCCCGGGTTGCAGCGAGTCGTCGAACATGTACGTTTACTCGTATAA
- the moeZ gene encoding adenylyltransferase/sulfurtransferase MoeZ translates to MEAFVSSQGSPTGSLPPLVEPAAELSNEEVARYSRHLIIPDVGMDGQKRLKNAKVLVIGAGGLGSPTLLYLAAAGVGTIGIVEFDIVDESNLQRQVIHGQSDIGRPKAESARDSILEINPFVTVNLHDQRLEPEGAIELFSQYDLILDGTDNFATRYLVNDAAVLAHKPYVWGSIYRFEGQASVFWEDAPDGRGLNYRDLYPQAPPPGMVPSCAEGGVLGILCASIGSIMGTEAIKLICGIGEPLLGRLMVYDALDMTYRTIKIRKDPEGERIAGLIDYDDFCGVVSSEASDAAAGSTLTAVELKQKIDAGEKLAIIDVREPVEWDIVRIDGATLVPKGDILSGEGLAKVPQDRPTVLYCKTGIRSAEALAALKRAGFADATHLQGGVTAWANQVDKTLPVY, encoded by the coding sequence ATGGAGGCGTTCGTGTCATCGCAAGGGTCGCCCACAGGGTCGCTGCCGCCGCTGGTGGAACCGGCCGCGGAACTGAGCAACGAAGAGGTGGCCCGCTACAGCCGTCACCTGATCATCCCGGACGTGGGGATGGACGGTCAGAAGCGTCTGAAGAACGCCAAGGTGCTGGTGATCGGCGCCGGCGGACTGGGTTCGCCGACACTGCTGTACCTCGCTGCGGCGGGCGTCGGGACGATCGGCATCGTCGAGTTCGACATCGTCGACGAATCCAACCTGCAGCGCCAGGTCATCCACGGCCAGTCCGACATCGGCCGGCCCAAGGCCGAGAGCGCGCGGGACTCCATCCTGGAGATCAACCCCTTCGTCACCGTCAACCTGCATGACCAGCGGCTCGAGCCCGAGGGTGCGATCGAACTGTTCTCGCAGTACGACCTCATCCTCGACGGCACCGACAACTTCGCGACCCGGTACCTGGTCAACGACGCCGCGGTCCTCGCGCACAAGCCCTACGTGTGGGGGTCGATCTACCGCTTCGAGGGTCAGGCATCGGTCTTCTGGGAGGACGCCCCCGACGGCCGCGGTCTCAACTACCGCGACCTCTACCCGCAGGCACCGCCGCCCGGGATGGTGCCGTCCTGCGCCGAAGGCGGTGTACTCGGCATCCTCTGCGCCTCGATCGGATCGATCATGGGCACCGAGGCCATCAAGCTGATCTGTGGGATCGGCGAGCCCCTCCTCGGTCGTCTCATGGTGTACGACGCCCTCGACATGACCTACCGGACCATCAAGATCCGCAAGGATCCGGAGGGTGAGCGGATCGCCGGTCTCATCGACTACGACGACTTCTGCGGTGTCGTCTCCTCGGAGGCGTCCGACGCCGCCGCGGGGTCGACGCTGACCGCCGTCGAACTCAAGCAGAAGATCGACGCGGGCGAGAAGCTGGCGATCATCGACGTCCGGGAGCCCGTCGAATGGGACATCGTCCGCATCGACGGCGCGACCCTCGTCCCGAAGGGCGACATCCTCTCCGGCGAGGGTCTCGCCAAGGTGCCGCAGGACCGGCCCACCGTGCTCTACTGCAAGACCGGCATCCGGTCCGCCGAGGCGCTCGCTGCGCTGAAGCGAGCCGGTTTCGCCGACGCCACGCACCTGCAGGGCGGCGTGACCGCGTGGGCGAACCAGGTCGACAAGACGTTGCCGGTCTACTGA
- a CDS encoding DUF3152 domain-containing protein, with product MSRTEDGGPGSERGRVRAKDVGPRSSGRPRPDQPLRARWDPTDDSGRPRVDRDAQPEYKKQSALGRFVSTYGWRAYAIPVLTILTIALIVVTIRDGRTDALEPAAAASPDSAARNTDISKETRPIGAPTGDIQAAALPAGTLPQGGPFTDRARKTFRVLRGGGPPVGTGGQVYTYTVEVENGLNPQDYGGDPTFAKMVDTTLANPRSWIGDGRVSFRRVDRGEPDLRISLTSTGTTRELCGYQIRLETSCYYPPQARVTLNEARWVRGALSYQGDDVAYRQYLINHEVGHGIGYEAHEACREDGALAPIMMQQSFGVANSEIMALDPQMKANRTFVCRPNPWPFPTR from the coding sequence GTGAGCCGCACAGAGGACGGTGGCCCCGGGTCCGAGCGTGGCCGGGTGCGTGCCAAGGATGTCGGCCCGAGATCGTCGGGACGCCCCAGACCGGACCAGCCGCTACGAGCGCGCTGGGACCCGACCGACGACAGCGGACGTCCCCGCGTCGACCGCGATGCCCAGCCGGAATACAAGAAGCAGTCGGCGCTCGGGCGGTTCGTCTCGACCTATGGGTGGCGTGCCTATGCGATCCCGGTGCTCACGATCCTGACGATCGCGCTGATCGTCGTCACCATCCGGGACGGCCGGACCGATGCGCTCGAGCCGGCGGCGGCCGCCAGCCCCGACTCCGCCGCGCGCAACACCGACATCAGCAAGGAGACCCGCCCGATCGGTGCCCCCACCGGCGACATCCAGGCGGCCGCGCTGCCCGCCGGGACGCTGCCCCAGGGCGGCCCGTTCACCGACCGGGCCCGCAAGACGTTCCGGGTCCTGCGCGGCGGCGGTCCGCCCGTCGGCACCGGCGGGCAGGTGTACACCTACACGGTGGAGGTGGAGAACGGCCTCAACCCGCAGGACTACGGCGGTGACCCGACCTTCGCGAAGATGGTGGACACGACGCTGGCCAACCCGCGCAGCTGGATCGGCGACGGCCGCGTGTCCTTCCGCCGTGTCGATCGCGGCGAACCCGACCTCCGCATCTCGCTCACCTCGACCGGCACCACCCGCGAGTTGTGCGGCTACCAGATCCGCCTGGAGACCTCGTGCTATTACCCGCCGCAGGCGCGGGTCACGCTGAATGAGGCCCGATGGGTGCGCGGTGCGCTGTCCTATCAGGGTGACGACGTCGCCTACCGGCAGTACCTCATCAACCACGAGGTCGGTCACGGCATCGGCTACGAGGCGCACGAGGCGTGCCGCGAGGACGGCGCGCTCGCGCCGATCATGATGCAGCAGTCCTTCGGCGTCGCGAACTCCGAGATCATGGCTCTCGACCCACAGATGAAGGCCAACCGGACCTTCGTGTGCCGTCCCAATCCCTGGCCGTTCCCCACCCGCTGA